A portion of the Mesobacillus sp. AQ2 genome contains these proteins:
- a CDS encoding fatty acid--CoA ligase, with protein MSTTIGKIFDLTVMKFPNKEALYDVRKNVRFTYSEWNDEVNRLANALLAEGVKKGDRVSTFTFNTEELGTAFFACAKIGAVFNPINFRLLGEEVAFILGDAAPKVVLFEKAVEPVIASIENRFPHISFWYIDEDTPDYAQSYHEKVNAADTKQVQVEVNENDLYAIMYTSGTTGRPKGVMHKHRNMVEQSMIVVGSTKLGANDKGLVTAPMFHCAELHCAFLPRIHVGGSNVILHQFAPKKVLELIDSEKITKFFAAPTMWNMLLQEKLSDFNIESLKLGLYGAAPMAPSLVHACHDQLGIKLVQAYGMTEMGPAITFLSEEDQLTKAGAAGQACLNHEIRIVRPNEDGPSDPEDVLPPGESGEIIVHGPCMMSGYFNREEATEKAMYKGWYHSGDIGYLDEEGYLWVKDRVDDMIISGGENIYPREVEDVLHAHEGVLDVAIVGQPDDRWGESVTAFVVKKDLQVTEEALDEWCKNSDSLANYKRPRKYLFVEALPRNASGKIQKFMLRKQMEELFSKGQPT; from the coding sequence ATGAGCACAACGATCGGCAAGATTTTTGACCTGACCGTAATGAAGTTCCCGAACAAGGAAGCCCTCTATGATGTCCGCAAGAATGTCCGCTTTACGTACAGTGAATGGAATGACGAGGTGAACAGGCTCGCCAATGCGCTTCTTGCTGAAGGAGTGAAGAAGGGGGACCGTGTATCAACATTCACTTTCAATACTGAGGAGCTGGGCACAGCGTTTTTTGCATGTGCTAAGATTGGCGCAGTCTTCAATCCTATCAATTTCAGGCTGCTGGGGGAAGAGGTTGCGTTCATCCTGGGAGACGCTGCGCCGAAGGTTGTCCTTTTTGAGAAAGCGGTGGAACCGGTCATTGCTTCGATTGAAAACAGGTTCCCGCATATCTCTTTCTGGTATATCGACGAAGATACGCCTGATTATGCCCAGAGCTACCATGAAAAAGTAAATGCGGCAGATACGAAGCAGGTTCAAGTTGAAGTGAATGAAAATGACCTATACGCAATTATGTACACAAGCGGTACGACTGGGAGGCCAAAAGGAGTCATGCACAAGCATCGCAATATGGTTGAGCAGAGTATGATTGTTGTCGGTTCAACTAAACTGGGTGCGAATGATAAAGGATTGGTGACTGCGCCAATGTTTCACTGCGCTGAACTGCATTGCGCCTTCCTGCCTAGAATCCATGTCGGCGGCAGCAATGTCATCCTCCATCAATTCGCACCAAAGAAAGTACTTGAGCTGATTGATTCGGAGAAAATCACGAAGTTCTTTGCCGCTCCAACAATGTGGAATATGCTTTTACAGGAGAAGCTGTCAGACTTTAATATCGAAAGCTTGAAGCTGGGATTGTATGGAGCCGCCCCGATGGCTCCGTCCCTTGTCCATGCCTGCCATGATCAGCTTGGCATCAAGCTTGTCCAGGCATATGGTATGACGGAAATGGGACCGGCCATCACCTTTCTTTCTGAGGAAGACCAGCTGACAAAAGCAGGTGCTGCTGGCCAGGCATGCCTGAACCACGAAATCCGGATTGTCCGCCCGAATGAGGATGGACCGTCCGATCCCGAAGACGTCCTTCCGCCTGGCGAAAGCGGTGAAATCATCGTCCATGGTCCATGCATGATGTCAGGCTATTTCAATCGTGAAGAAGCAACAGAAAAAGCGATGTACAAGGGCTGGTACCATTCAGGTGATATTGGCTACCTCGATGAAGAGGGTTATCTGTGGGTGAAGGACAGGGTGGATGACATGATCATCAGCGGCGGTGAAAATATTTATCCTCGCGAGGTCGAGGATGTTCTCCATGCCCATGAAGGTGTGCTTGATGTGGCGATTGTCGGGCAGCCGGATGACCGCTGGGGTGAATCTGTAACAGCCTTTGTCGTGAAAAAAGATCTGCAGGTAACGGAAGAAGCGTTGGATGAATGGTGCAAAAACAGTGACAGCCTGGCAAATTACAAACGCCCGCGCAAGTATCTGTTCGTTGAGGCACTGCCACGGAATGCGAGCGGGAAAATCCAGAAATTCATGCTGCGCAAGCAAATGGAGGAATTGTTTTCAAAAGGACAGCCGACTTAG
- a CDS encoding CoA transferase yields MLNGIKIVDFTNYIPGPFATLRLAELGAEIVKVEAPGGDPARNTGQGYVFNAHNRGKKSIVIDLKQTEGKMLALDLLAEADVIVESFRPGVMEKLGLGYGDVKKHNPAIIYCSVTGYGSGGEMSGLGSHDLNYMSLSGALAQLKDSTGRPVHPTHTFSDYIGGLAASERILAALVARGRTGEGSYHCIAIADSMASLMANHVLIEKETGYQHGVSVLNGTVIGYGIYETKDGRYVSLGALEPKFWSNFCHAVGHPDWQPAHYSKPEESNPVYLELVQLFKSKSLSEWAGFGMEVDCCLTPVLEAGELSDYPYWKEKSFILPEGQIKMHGDLPARESTSSPEKGEQTEEIIKEWLGAEIRLNKNS; encoded by the coding sequence ATGTTGAATGGTATTAAAATCGTCGACTTCACGAATTATATCCCGGGCCCTTTTGCAACCCTGAGGCTGGCGGAACTTGGGGCGGAGATTGTCAAGGTTGAAGCACCCGGCGGAGACCCGGCAAGGAACACTGGACAAGGATATGTCTTCAACGCCCATAACCGCGGTAAAAAAAGCATCGTAATCGATTTGAAGCAGACGGAAGGAAAAATGCTTGCCCTTGATTTGCTTGCGGAGGCGGATGTCATAGTTGAAAGCTTCAGACCAGGAGTGATGGAAAAGCTGGGTCTTGGCTATGGGGACGTAAAAAAGCACAACCCGGCCATCATCTATTGCTCGGTGACCGGCTACGGTTCAGGTGGAGAAATGAGCGGACTCGGCAGCCATGACCTGAATTACATGAGCTTGAGCGGGGCTTTGGCCCAGTTGAAGGACAGTACAGGAAGGCCGGTTCATCCAACCCATACTTTTTCCGACTATATCGGGGGATTGGCTGCGAGTGAACGGATTCTCGCAGCGCTGGTAGCAAGGGGGAGAACTGGAGAGGGAAGCTATCACTGTATCGCGATTGCCGACAGTATGGCTTCCCTGATGGCGAATCATGTGCTGATCGAAAAAGAGACGGGATACCAGCATGGCGTTTCAGTCCTGAACGGTACTGTCATCGGCTATGGGATTTACGAAACCAAGGACGGGCGCTATGTCAGCCTTGGGGCTCTAGAACCAAAATTTTGGAGTAATTTTTGCCATGCTGTTGGCCATCCGGATTGGCAGCCTGCGCATTATTCCAAACCGGAAGAATCCAATCCTGTCTACCTGGAGCTTGTTCAGTTGTTTAAAAGCAAATCGTTGTCAGAGTGGGCGGGATTCGGCATGGAAGTTGACTGCTGCCTGACCCCTGTCCTTGAGGCAGGCGAGTTGTCGGACTATCCATATTGGAAGGAAAAGAGCTTCATCCTGCCAGAAGGCCAAATTAAAATGCATGGCGATTTGCCAGCGCGGGAGAGTACGTCCTCTCCTGAAAAAGGAGAACAGACAGAAGAAATTATAAAAGAGTGGCTAGGTGCAGAAATCAGGTTAAATAAGAATTCTTAG
- a CDS encoding long-chain fatty acid--CoA ligase, producing the protein MMNVPLTVGSLLERAEKFFPKKQVVSRTLSGIHRFTYKEIGERTRRLASALEKLGIEKGDRVGTFAWNHHRHLEVYFAAPGMGAVLHTINIRLSPEHVSYIINHAEDKVLLVDEDLVPLIERSKDQFKTVEAYIIMTDKDELPETTLEPVYSYEELLRESSPEFEFLKDLDENDPAGMCYTSATTGNPKGVVYSHRGIVLHSFAFGLADTAALSETDVVLPVVPMFHANAWGLPFAATWFGSTQVLPGPLFTPKLLADLIEQEKVTFTAGVPTIWLGLLNELEKGSYDTSSLRSIVCGGSAAPRGMIKAFETKYKIPFLHAYGMTETTPLTTVSRLKSYQVGLEEDEILDIRSKQGLLVPGLEMKVIGGNGEVKWDGEEMGELLLRGPWIADEYYKDERSADAFRDGWLYTGDVATVDEEGVIKLVDRTKDLIKSGGEWISSVDLENALMAHDAVFEASVVAVPHEQWQERPIACVVLNEQYKGQVDKDELLEFIAPQFAKWWLPDDVVFMEEIPKTSVGKFLKRALRDQLKDHLVQNS; encoded by the coding sequence ATGATGAATGTTCCATTGACAGTAGGATCTCTTTTGGAAAGAGCAGAAAAGTTTTTCCCGAAAAAGCAGGTAGTGTCGAGGACACTATCAGGTATTCACCGATTCACCTACAAGGAAATTGGCGAGCGGACCCGCAGACTTGCCAGCGCGCTTGAAAAGCTTGGTATCGAAAAAGGTGACCGTGTCGGCACTTTTGCCTGGAACCACCATCGTCACCTGGAAGTTTATTTTGCTGCACCTGGGATGGGAGCTGTGCTCCATACGATCAATATCCGACTATCTCCCGAGCATGTCTCATATATTATCAATCATGCTGAGGACAAGGTTTTGCTTGTCGATGAGGATCTTGTGCCGTTGATTGAGCGGAGCAAGGATCAATTTAAAACGGTGGAAGCATATATCATCATGACCGACAAAGACGAGCTGCCGGAAACAACATTGGAACCTGTCTATTCATATGAAGAATTATTGCGGGAATCAAGTCCAGAGTTTGAATTCCTAAAAGATTTAGATGAAAATGATCCGGCGGGAATGTGCTACACTTCAGCCACAACCGGCAACCCAAAGGGGGTTGTTTACTCCCATAGAGGTATCGTACTCCACAGTTTCGCGTTTGGCCTGGCTGATACTGCTGCATTATCGGAAACAGATGTCGTCCTGCCGGTTGTCCCGATGTTTCATGCCAATGCCTGGGGTCTGCCTTTCGCCGCGACATGGTTCGGTTCGACCCAGGTGCTTCCCGGCCCGCTGTTCACCCCGAAGCTGCTGGCAGATTTGATTGAACAGGAGAAGGTCACCTTCACCGCAGGAGTACCGACAATCTGGCTAGGCCTGCTGAATGAACTTGAAAAAGGAAGCTATGATACATCATCGCTCAGATCGATTGTTTGCGGAGGTTCTGCTGCACCGCGCGGCATGATCAAAGCATTCGAAACGAAGTACAAAATCCCGTTCCTGCACGCATATGGCATGACTGAAACCACTCCCCTGACAACAGTTTCCCGTTTGAAGAGCTATCAGGTTGGGCTAGAGGAAGATGAAATCCTCGACATCCGTTCAAAGCAGGGGCTGCTCGTTCCTGGCCTGGAGATGAAAGTCATCGGAGGAAATGGTGAAGTAAAGTGGGATGGAGAAGAAATGGGAGAACTGCTGCTGCGGGGGCCATGGATTGCGGACGAATATTATAAAGATGAACGATCAGCAGATGCATTCCGTGATGGCTGGCTTTATACAGGCGATGTCGCCACAGTGGATGAAGAAGGCGTCATCAAGCTTGTTGACCGGACAAAGGACTTAATCAAGAGCGGGGGCGAATGGATCTCATCCGTTGACCTTGAAAACGCCCTTATGGCGCATGATGCCGTGTTCGAAGCAAGTGTCGTAGCCGTTCCACATGAACAATGGCAGGAACGCCCGATTGCCTGTGTCGTCCTTAATGAGCAATACAAAGGTCAGGTCGACAAGGATGAGCTGCTAGAATTCATTGCACCCCAGTTCGCCAAGTGGTGGCTGCCAGATGATGTAGTGTTTATGGAAGAAATCCCGAAAACCTCCGTCGGAAAATTCCTGAAGCGGGCATTGAGGGACCAATTGAAAGACCATCTGGTGCAGAATTCATAA
- a CDS encoding autorepressor SdpR family transcription factor, with product MNDAFKALSDPTRRKILDLLKDRDMTAGEIADQFNMTKPSISQHLKLLKNAGLIQDEKQGQFIIYSLHTTVFQELISWAFSFTENNKDREGEK from the coding sequence TTGAATGATGCTTTCAAAGCACTTTCAGACCCTACCAGAAGAAAGATCCTCGATCTGTTGAAGGATAGGGATATGACTGCTGGAGAAATCGCAGACCAGTTTAACATGACAAAACCGAGTATCTCACAACACTTGAAGCTGCTGAAGAATGCCGGTTTGATCCAGGATGAGAAGCAGGGACAGTTCATCATTTATTCTCTTCATACGACTGTCTTCCAGGAGCTCATCAGCTGGGCGTTCAGCTTTACAGAAAATAATAAAGACCGGGAAGGGGAAAAATAA
- a CDS encoding SdpI family protein: MKKHVLPLTMIGLLILAWIIAFPKLPEQMPIHWDVNGEANGFASKLNAMFSTLGIMVILYISMAFLPKVDPRKTNYKYFSKSYRIILNAIIGVLFVINILMLANAIGYDVPFGSIGPLIVGIIFMILGNYMPQVRSNFFIGIRTPWTLSSDEVWKKTHRAASKIFFFGGLAMILATFVPGYWKEAVLFSVIAVTVIAPYIYSYVLFNRKL, encoded by the coding sequence ATGAAAAAGCATGTATTGCCTTTGACTATGATCGGCCTCCTGATCCTTGCGTGGATTATTGCGTTTCCGAAGCTGCCTGAACAAATGCCGATTCACTGGGATGTAAACGGGGAAGCAAATGGTTTTGCTTCTAAGCTCAATGCAATGTTCTCTACACTTGGTATCATGGTGATCCTGTATATATCCATGGCTTTCTTGCCAAAAGTAGATCCAAGGAAAACAAACTATAAGTACTTCTCGAAAAGTTATCGCATTATATTAAATGCCATTATAGGAGTCCTTTTTGTCATCAACATACTGATGCTGGCAAATGCGATTGGGTATGATGTCCCTTTTGGCAGTATCGGCCCGCTGATTGTCGGAATTATCTTTATGATCCTTGGAAACTATATGCCTCAGGTCCGGTCTAACTTTTTCATTGGCATTCGAACTCCATGGACACTCAGCAGTGATGAAGTATGGAAAAAGACACATCGGGCTGCTTCAAAAATCTTTTTCTTTGGCGGTCTGGCCATGATATTGGCTACCTTCGTTCCTGGTTATTGGAAGGAAGCAGTGCTTTTCAGCGTGATTGCCGTTACCGTCATTGCGCCTTATATTTATTCTTACGTTCTTTTCAATAGAAAGCTATAG
- a CDS encoding ABC transporter ATP-binding protein encodes MSIFSFVKPYRIPIAAALSLMLIELAVELFQPLLIAKIIDEGIVARDLDTVIKWGGVMLGISFLAFASGIANSFIAARAGQSFGFDLREKLFAKVQAFSFTNFSHFPSSSLITRITNDVTQLQNTFFMSLRIAMRAPLLVIGGIIMAMMVHVKLALPFVIIIPPLLIFLIWIMRKAAGLFKNVQKRLDRVNGVMRENLVGMRLIKAFARGNYEGTRFEKANNKLRERTVFALRVTEATIPVLLLFMNLSVIAVLWFGKIDVQSGRVSVGEVVAIVNYAARITAAFSMFSWIIMVFSRSRASAERVTEVLNEGVDLEDTAGSQDVYGISAGKIEFDKVSFQFPDTNIPILADLSFKIDQGETVAVLGATGAGKTAMFQLIPRLYDVTSGEIRIDGKNIKDLKLKSLREGIGYVPQEALLFTGSIKENLAWGKQDATEEELVKAASDAQIHETIQKLPNKYDTLLGQKGVNLSGGQKQRLSIARALIKKPKILLLDDSTSALDLKTEAKLLQAISKYECTTVIITQKISTAKEADKILLLEDGALIGYGDHQYLLKHSSLYQAIYNSQFGEVKAGC; translated from the coding sequence ATGAGTATATTTTCATTTGTAAAACCATATCGCATTCCAATCGCAGCTGCACTAAGCTTAATGCTTATCGAATTGGCTGTTGAACTTTTCCAGCCGCTTTTGATTGCTAAGATTATCGATGAAGGAATTGTCGCAAGGGATCTTGACACGGTCATCAAATGGGGCGGAGTCATGCTTGGAATCTCCTTTCTTGCCTTTGCATCGGGTATTGCGAACTCGTTCATAGCTGCCCGTGCAGGCCAAAGTTTTGGCTTTGACCTTCGAGAAAAGCTGTTTGCGAAAGTCCAGGCTTTTTCGTTCACAAACTTCAGCCATTTCCCCTCCTCTTCTTTGATCACGAGGATCACCAATGATGTGACCCAGCTGCAGAATACGTTCTTCATGAGCCTGCGGATTGCGATGCGTGCCCCACTTCTTGTGATCGGGGGAATCATCATGGCCATGATGGTTCATGTGAAATTGGCCCTGCCGTTTGTCATCATCATCCCGCCACTGTTGATTTTCCTAATTTGGATCATGAGGAAGGCTGCAGGTTTATTTAAAAATGTTCAGAAGCGTCTTGACAGAGTGAATGGCGTAATGAGGGAAAACCTTGTTGGCATGAGGTTGATCAAAGCTTTTGCCAGGGGGAATTATGAAGGTACTAGATTTGAAAAAGCGAATAATAAACTAAGAGAACGAACAGTGTTTGCTTTGAGGGTGACTGAAGCAACGATTCCAGTGCTGCTGCTATTCATGAATTTAAGCGTCATTGCGGTTCTATGGTTTGGAAAAATAGACGTTCAGTCTGGCAGGGTGTCTGTAGGTGAAGTGGTCGCGATCGTGAACTACGCTGCGAGGATTACTGCTGCTTTTTCAATGTTTTCATGGATCATAATGGTATTCTCACGTTCCAGGGCATCGGCTGAGCGTGTAACGGAAGTACTGAATGAGGGAGTCGATCTTGAAGATACCGCTGGAAGCCAGGATGTATACGGAATTTCTGCAGGTAAAATTGAGTTTGATAAGGTCTCATTCCAGTTCCCAGACACCAATATTCCGATTCTTGCAGATTTATCGTTTAAGATCGATCAGGGAGAAACCGTAGCGGTCCTTGGAGCGACCGGTGCGGGAAAAACGGCAATGTTCCAGCTTATCCCGCGCTTATACGATGTAACAAGCGGAGAAATCCGAATCGATGGCAAGAATATTAAGGATCTTAAGCTTAAAAGTCTCAGGGAGGGAATCGGCTACGTTCCTCAGGAGGCATTGCTGTTCACCGGATCGATCAAGGAGAACCTCGCCTGGGGCAAGCAGGATGCGACCGAAGAGGAGTTGGTCAAGGCAGCATCAGATGCCCAAATCCACGAAACAATCCAGAAACTGCCGAACAAATATGATACGCTTCTCGGGCAGAAAGGTGTCAACCTTTCGGGCGGACAGAAGCAGCGATTATCCATTGCTCGTGCATTGATTAAAAAACCCAAAATCCTTCTGCTCGATGACAGCACTAGTGCGCTGGATTTAAAAACAGAAGCAAAGCTGCTGCAAGCCATAAGCAAATATGAGTGTACAACAGTCATCATTACACAAAAGATCAGCACCGCCAAGGAAGCTGATAAAATTCTCTTGCTGGAAGATGGAGCTTTAATTGGCTATGGCGACCATCAATACCTGCTCAAGCATTCTTCGCTTTATCAGGCAATCTACAACTCCCAGTTCGGGGAGGTGAAGGCAGGATGCTAA
- a CDS encoding ABC transporter ATP-binding protein yields the protein MLKRQRENKAGSNKSTVKGIGPTIRRIWSYLAGQRSLLILVLLMVVASSALGLLGPFLIGWGIDQYFATESADGFTWLLIGLGAVYVMHSLTLWFQSYWMIGIAQKTVYIMRRQLFSHFHKLSIDFFNKRQHGELMSRVTNDIENVSATLNSSVIQIFSSVLTLAGTLAVMIWLSPLLTLVTMIIVPLMFMGMKWITSRTGKLYKEQQRRLGEMNGYIEETISGQKIIKSFSQEPKVIEEFRIKNQQLKESGYWAQTFTGFIPKLMNMLNNLSFTIVAGVGGFFALKGYVTIGTIVIFTEYSRQFTRPLNDLSNQFNTLLSAVAGADRVFDIIDTEEEAVDEKGAAPLLGITGKVEFKDVSFSYEKGGDTVSDLNFNAEPGQTIALVGPTGAGKSTIINLISRFYEPDQGMIMIDGHDSKKITRDSLRKQMGFVLQDSFLFQGSIRENIRYGRLDASDEEVEKAARAANAHSFIQRLPEGYDTELSQDDAGISQGQKQLLSIARAILADPAILILDEATSSIDTITELKIQEALQHLLKGRTSFIIAHRLNTIKNADQIIVIENGQIIEKGSHDELLAQKGFYHELYTSQLEKKMLMNS from the coding sequence ATGCTAAAAAGGCAAAGAGAAAACAAGGCAGGCAGCAATAAAAGTACGGTTAAGGGGATTGGACCGACAATCAGGAGGATCTGGTCCTATCTTGCAGGCCAACGGAGCCTGCTGATCCTGGTCCTGTTAATGGTGGTGGCGAGTTCAGCGCTTGGATTGCTGGGCCCATTCTTGATCGGATGGGGCATCGATCAGTATTTTGCGACAGAATCAGCTGATGGTTTCACTTGGCTATTAATCGGCCTAGGTGCAGTTTACGTGATGCATTCCTTAACATTGTGGTTCCAAAGCTACTGGATGATCGGCATCGCTCAGAAGACTGTCTATATAATGAGGAGGCAGCTCTTCAGCCATTTTCACAAGCTCTCGATTGATTTCTTTAACAAACGCCAGCATGGAGAGCTGATGAGCCGGGTCACCAATGATATCGAAAATGTCAGCGCGACCCTGAATTCCTCTGTCATCCAGATTTTTTCGAGCGTGCTTACCCTTGCGGGAACATTGGCGGTCATGATTTGGCTGAGTCCTTTGCTTACCCTGGTGACGATGATTATCGTTCCATTGATGTTCATGGGGATGAAGTGGATTACGAGCCGTACCGGCAAACTATATAAGGAACAGCAGCGCAGGCTTGGAGAGATGAATGGATATATTGAGGAAACAATTTCCGGACAAAAAATCATCAAATCCTTTTCCCAGGAACCAAAAGTCATTGAAGAGTTCCGCATAAAAAATCAGCAACTGAAGGAATCAGGTTACTGGGCACAGACATTTACAGGCTTTATCCCGAAATTGATGAATATGCTCAATAACCTTAGCTTTACCATCGTGGCAGGAGTGGGCGGTTTCTTCGCCTTAAAAGGATATGTAACGATTGGGACAATTGTTATCTTTACCGAGTACTCCCGACAATTCACAAGACCGTTGAATGATCTGTCGAATCAGTTCAATACCTTGCTGTCAGCTGTTGCAGGAGCCGATCGTGTCTTTGACATCATTGATACGGAGGAAGAGGCTGTAGACGAAAAAGGAGCTGCACCTCTCCTTGGCATCACCGGAAAGGTCGAGTTCAAGGATGTATCTTTTTCCTATGAAAAGGGGGGAGATACCGTTTCTGATTTGAATTTTAACGCAGAACCTGGCCAAACGATTGCATTGGTTGGCCCTACGGGTGCTGGCAAGTCGACAATCATCAACTTGATTTCGCGTTTTTATGAACCAGATCAGGGGATGATTATGATTGATGGGCACGACAGTAAGAAAATCACCCGTGACAGCCTGAGGAAACAAATGGGATTCGTCCTCCAGGATTCATTTTTGTTCCAGGGAAGCATCAGGGAGAATATTCGATATGGAAGACTGGATGCTTCCGATGAGGAGGTAGAGAAGGCTGCCAGGGCTGCAAATGCCCATTCCTTCATTCAACGATTGCCGGAAGGGTATGATACTGAGCTTAGCCAGGATGATGCCGGGATAAGCCAGGGGCAAAAGCAATTACTATCGATTGCCAGAGCCATCCTTGCTGATCCTGCGATTTTGATACTGGATGAAGCGACAAGCAGCATTGATACAATCACTGAGTTGAAAATACAGGAAGCCCTCCAGCATCTGCTGAAGGGAAGAACAAGCTTCATCATTGCCCACCGCTTGAATACGATTAAAAATGCCGATCAGATTATCGTTATAGAGAATGGACAAATCATTGAAAAGGGCAGTCATGACGAATTGCTGGCACAAAAAGGTTTTTACCATGAACTTTATACAAGCCAGCTTGAAAAGAAAATGTTAATGAATTCATAG
- a CDS encoding ATP-binding protein produces MLVEKLLLNVLIILLPIFIHGVLFDNKSVGKSPYLCGILQSLALFLSLAFSYELGGLYWDLRYVPLVVAFLYGGPIAGGMVLFTYLATRTFMGGDLLLGYASGFLAALFPFLFMKSFWTFDAKKRVRTAVIVGFWPSLSMLIILITNTFLSNAAASEDSNKVLMNITIFGVIQIFSVWVAAFLNEALIEKDLMKKEILRAEKLNTLGELAASIAHEIRNPLTVVKGFLQMMHKQEKGDNFYYLSLVLTELGRAESIINDYLNFAKPQFEKLEDAELAEIITEVTILLEAFAAKEGVQVNVKLEWGVFAKADRNQLKQALVNIIKNAIEATEEGGEVFVSQASAGPESYVIVSDTGKGMDQEQLARLGTLFYTTKDKGTGLGTSVSMKIIEAMGGSIAFKSDLGVGTEATIILPTYNKDAAGADPLQGNEAM; encoded by the coding sequence ATGCTCGTCGAGAAACTCCTGTTGAATGTTTTGATCATTTTGCTGCCTATCTTTATTCATGGTGTTCTTTTTGATAACAAAAGTGTTGGGAAATCACCTTATTTATGCGGAATCCTGCAAAGCCTGGCTCTGTTTCTCTCGCTTGCGTTTTCATATGAACTGGGCGGATTATACTGGGATCTTCGGTATGTCCCTTTGGTAGTAGCATTTTTGTATGGGGGGCCGATTGCAGGGGGGATGGTCTTATTTACTTATCTTGCAACAAGGACATTCATGGGAGGGGATCTCCTTCTCGGTTATGCAAGCGGTTTTTTGGCAGCATTGTTTCCATTCTTGTTCATGAAGAGTTTTTGGACCTTTGATGCTAAGAAGAGGGTCAGGACAGCGGTTATTGTTGGTTTCTGGCCATCACTTTCTATGCTTATCATTTTAATCACTAATACTTTTCTCAGTAATGCAGCAGCATCAGAAGATTCAAATAAGGTCTTGATGAACATAACGATTTTTGGTGTGATACAGATTTTCTCTGTATGGGTAGCAGCTTTCCTCAATGAGGCATTGATAGAAAAGGATTTGATGAAGAAAGAAATCCTCAGGGCTGAAAAGCTTAATACATTGGGGGAACTTGCAGCGTCCATTGCACATGAAATCAGGAATCCACTGACAGTAGTGAAAGGTTTTCTGCAAATGATGCACAAGCAGGAAAAGGGAGATAACTTTTACTATTTGAGTCTGGTTCTGACTGAGCTTGGAAGGGCTGAGTCAATCATTAATGATTACCTGAATTTCGCAAAGCCGCAATTTGAAAAGCTGGAGGACGCAGAACTGGCTGAAATAATTACAGAAGTAACCATCCTCCTGGAAGCCTTTGCCGCAAAAGAAGGGGTACAGGTGAACGTAAAGCTTGAGTGGGGTGTGTTTGCAAAAGCCGACCGGAACCAGCTGAAGCAAGCTTTAGTGAATATAATAAAGAATGCAATCGAAGCCACGGAAGAAGGCGGGGAGGTCTTTGTCAGCCAGGCATCGGCAGGGCCAGAATCTTATGTCATCGTCTCAGACACAGGTAAAGGGATGGATCAGGAGCAGCTGGCACGTCTTGGGACACTTTTTTACACAACTAAAGATAAAGGTACCGGACTTGGTACATCCGTTTCAATGAAAATCATTGAAGCGATGGGCGGGTCTATTGCATTCAAGAGTGATTTAGGAGTAGGAACGGAAGCCACGATCATCCTGCCAACGTATAATAAGGATGCAGCAGGAGCAGATCCACTTCAGGGGAATGAAGCCATGTAA
- a CDS encoding alpha/beta-type small acid-soluble spore protein, protein MARRNKILVPEARKALDDLKAQVAGTIKAEDAKFETAKEVGVPLNKGYNGNLSTREAGKVGGKLGGSMVRELVKMAQENLRKQ, encoded by the coding sequence ATGGCAAGAAGGAATAAGATCCTTGTACCGGAAGCCAGGAAGGCACTTGATGATCTAAAAGCACAGGTAGCCGGTACAATAAAAGCGGAGGATGCAAAATTTGAAACAGCCAAAGAGGTTGGCGTTCCCCTTAATAAGGGTTATAACGGTAATCTTTCAACCCGGGAAGCTGGAAAAGTTGGGGGAAAATTGGGTGGAAGCATGGTCCGGGAGCTCGTGAAAATGGCACAGGAAAATTTACGGAAACAGTAA
- a CDS encoding YfhD family protein, with amino-acid sequence MGRAHGHKTRDRNKASLPQVPKNMKSDGIDVEFDRDLADHDDLEAMARSKAADQRAKSRRK; translated from the coding sequence ATGGGAAGAGCACATGGACACAAAACACGTGATCGCAATAAAGCATCCCTTCCACAAGTACCAAAAAACATGAAATCTGATGGCATTGATGTAGAATTCGATCGCGATTTAGCTGACCACGATGATCTTGAAGCAATGGCACGTTCAAAAGCTGCAGACCAGCGTGCCAAAAGCAGAAGAAAATAA
- a CDS encoding YfhE family protein: MDKKKRDKTKSTLSSMQEVTYSREFKKADRAGGYAAGKRY, from the coding sequence TTGGATAAGAAAAAAAGGGATAAGACAAAGAGTACATTATCAAGCATGCAGGAAGTTACATACAGCCGAGAATTCAAAAAAGCAGACAGAGCAGGCGGCTATGCAGCTGGAAAGAGATATTAG